In the genome of Chryseobacterium oryzae, one region contains:
- a CDS encoding M16 family metallopeptidase, whose product MKKQLTYIAVAFLFSGMLSAQKIDLNAMPKPGPTPAINIAKPKTFQLKNGMTVMVVENNKLPRVNMSLSMDRQPYFEGDIAGVSEIMADQLGNGTTTLSKDDFNKKVDYLGANLNFSSGGAASNSLSKYFPEVLNLMADAIINPKFSADEIQKSKERAIEGLKSSEKSADAIASRVSNALAYGKNTARGEFDTEESINKIKLADVQNVYKKYYAPDNSYLVIVGDVKYDQVKPMVEKAFANWKKADTKFAALEPANNVAKTEIDVVDVPSAVQSVVSVGNLNNLKMKDPNYFAATIANYILGGGGEARLFMNLREKNGFTYGAYSSMSASKYSPSFSAEASVRNEVTDKAVKEFMNELTAISTVKADELENAKAKLKGSFIMSLEQPATIARFAVNQKVQNLPADFYTNYLKSIDKVTAADVSNAVKTTILPNQSRIFVAGKASDISENLEKLGYPVKYYDRNANPVAKPTVQKVDANVTVASIADKYIAAIGGKENVAKINSYTTNASLSMQGQNLEFKIVKAKGGKESQTITAGGMTVQKQVFDGKTGYSEAMGQKAEMSKEEIADRLKNPELFEELGFAKSADYKLAGIEKINGEDSYAIKSSGGDTYYYSVKSGLKTGETKTESAQGQTFTIPTTFSDYKEVSGVKMPFTITVNQMGMDMTMKVKSYEVNQAKDTDFK is encoded by the coding sequence ATGAAAAAGCAATTAACATATATAGCCGTAGCATTTTTATTTTCAGGAATGCTTTCAGCACAAAAAATTGATTTGAACGCAATGCCGAAGCCAGGACCAACTCCTGCCATTAACATTGCAAAACCTAAAACTTTTCAACTAAAGAACGGAATGACCGTAATGGTAGTTGAAAACAACAAGTTGCCTAGAGTAAACATGAGCCTTTCTATGGACAGACAGCCTTATTTTGAAGGCGATATTGCCGGAGTAAGCGAAATCATGGCAGATCAGTTGGGTAATGGTACAACAACTTTAAGCAAAGATGATTTTAATAAGAAAGTAGATTATTTAGGTGCAAACTTAAATTTCAGTTCTGGAGGAGCAGCTTCTAACTCACTTTCAAAATATTTTCCTGAGGTATTAAATTTAATGGCTGATGCAATCATCAACCCAAAATTTTCAGCAGACGAAATTCAAAAATCTAAAGAAAGAGCTATTGAAGGTTTAAAATCTTCAGAAAAAAGTGCAGACGCAATTGCATCGAGAGTTTCTAACGCTTTGGCATACGGAAAAAATACAGCAAGAGGTGAATTCGACACTGAAGAATCTATCAACAAAATTAAACTTGCGGACGTACAGAATGTTTACAAAAAATATTACGCTCCAGACAATTCGTATTTGGTAATCGTGGGAGATGTAAAATACGATCAGGTAAAACCGATGGTAGAAAAAGCATTTGCTAATTGGAAAAAAGCAGATACTAAATTTGCTGCTCTAGAGCCTGCCAATAACGTTGCTAAAACTGAAATTGATGTTGTAGATGTTCCTTCTGCAGTACAGTCTGTGGTATCTGTAGGAAATCTCAACAACCTTAAGATGAAAGATCCTAACTATTTTGCTGCAACAATTGCCAACTATATCTTAGGTGGTGGTGGTGAAGCTAGACTTTTCATGAATCTTCGTGAGAAAAACGGATTTACTTACGGTGCTTACTCTAGCATGAGTGCAAGCAAATATTCTCCTTCATTTTCTGCTGAAGCCAGTGTAAGAAACGAAGTTACAGATAAAGCGGTAAAAGAATTCATGAACGAGCTTACTGCAATTTCTACAGTAAAAGCTGATGAACTTGAAAATGCTAAAGCAAAACTGAAAGGTAGCTTCATTATGTCTTTGGAGCAACCTGCTACTATCGCAAGATTTGCTGTAAACCAAAAAGTTCAGAATCTTCCTGCGGATTTCTACACCAATTACTTAAAATCTATTGACAAAGTAACTGCTGCAGATGTTTCTAATGCTGTAAAAACAACTATACTTCCTAACCAAAGCAGAATTTTTGTTGCAGGTAAAGCATCAGATATTTCTGAAAACTTAGAAAAACTTGGCTATCCTGTAAAATATTATGACAGAAATGCCAATCCGGTTGCAAAACCAACCGTTCAGAAAGTAGATGCTAATGTAACTGTTGCTTCTATTGCAGATAAATATATTGCTGCTATCGGAGGAAAAGAAAATGTTGCAAAAATCAATTCTTACACAACCAATGCTTCTCTGTCTATGCAGGGACAGAATCTTGAATTCAAGATTGTAAAAGCTAAAGGCGGAAAAGAGTCGCAGACCATTACTGCAGGAGGTATGACTGTACAAAAACAGGTTTTTGACGGTAAAACAGGTTACTCTGAAGCAATGGGACAAAAAGCTGAAATGAGCAAAGAAGAAATTGCTGACAGATTAAAAAATCCTGAGCTTTTCGAAGAATTAGGTTTTGCTAAATCTGCAGATTACAAATTAGCAGGAATCGAAAAAATTAACGGAGAAGATTCTTATGCTATTAAATCTTCTGGTGGAGACACATATTATTACAGCGTAAAATCTGGTTTAAAAACCGGTGAAACTAAAACTGAATCTGCTCAAGGGCAAACTTTTACAATCCCAA
- a CDS encoding M16 family metallopeptidase has translation MKKRLLSVAAAAFFGAMLNAQQIKFEEYDLPNGLHVILHQDNSAPVVTTGVMYHVGAKDEVVGRTGFAHFFEHLLFEGTPNIKRGEWFKIVSSNGGQNNANTTNDRTYYYETFPSNNEQLGLWMEAERLRHAQINQIGVDTQREVVKEEKRMRMDNQPYGNLFNNVQKNLFTKHPYHWSTIGSMDDLNAAKLEEFQAFYKKYYVPNNATLVVAGDIKPEQTKKWIEEYYGGIPKGTVYPKNFPKDEPITKETEVTAYDPNIQLPAYVFAYRTPGNKEKDAYVLDMLSSYLSSGKSSVLYKKLVDQEKKALQVAAFNQGLEDYGIFAFFAIPMGNTSKQTLQTDIDAEIKKVQTTLISDEDYQKLQNQFENQFVNANSSIQGIAASLATNHVLMGDTNLINKEIDIYRSITKQDLQNAAKKYLNSNQRIILNYLPEKK, from the coding sequence ATGAAAAAACGACTTCTTAGTGTCGCAGCGGCAGCCTTTTTTGGAGCAATGCTAAACGCACAGCAAATCAAATTTGAAGAGTATGATTTACCAAACGGTTTACATGTAATTCTTCACCAAGACAATTCTGCACCTGTAGTTACCACTGGTGTAATGTATCATGTAGGAGCTAAAGACGAAGTGGTAGGAAGAACAGGTTTTGCGCATTTCTTCGAACACCTTTTATTTGAAGGAACACCTAATATTAAAAGAGGAGAATGGTTTAAAATTGTTTCGTCAAACGGCGGTCAAAACAACGCAAACACAACAAATGACAGAACGTATTATTACGAAACATTCCCTTCAAACAACGAGCAGTTAGGTCTTTGGATGGAGGCAGAAAGACTTCGCCACGCACAGATTAACCAAATTGGTGTAGACACGCAGAGAGAAGTTGTAAAAGAAGAAAAGAGAATGAGAATGGATAACCAGCCTTATGGAAATCTCTTTAACAACGTACAAAAAAATCTTTTCACAAAACACCCATACCACTGGTCTACAATTGGATCTATGGATGATTTGAATGCTGCAAAACTGGAAGAGTTTCAGGCATTTTACAAAAAATATTATGTTCCGAACAATGCAACTTTGGTTGTAGCAGGTGATATTAAGCCGGAACAGACCAAAAAATGGATAGAAGAATATTACGGAGGTATTCCTAAAGGAACTGTTTATCCTAAAAACTTCCCTAAAGACGAGCCTATTACAAAAGAAACAGAAGTAACAGCGTACGATCCTAACATCCAGCTTCCTGCTTATGTTTTTGCATACAGAACACCTGGTAATAAAGAAAAAGATGCGTATGTATTAGATATGCTTTCTTCTTATTTAAGCAGCGGGAAATCTTCAGTTTTGTATAAAAAACTTGTAGATCAGGAGAAAAAAGCACTTCAGGTAGCAGCTTTCAACCAAGGACTTGAGGATTACGGTATTTTTGCGTTTTTCGCTATACCTATGGGAAATACAAGCAAACAAACTTTGCAGACTGATATTGATGCGGAAATTAAAAAAGTTCAGACGACATTAATTTCTGATGAAGATTATCAAAAGCTTCAAAATCAGTTCGAAAATCAATTCGTTAATGCCAATTCAAGCATTCAGGGTATTGCAGCTTCTTTAGCTACAAACCATGTTTTGATGGGAGATACTAATTTAATCAATAAAGAAATTGATATTTACAGATCGATCACTAAGCAGGATTTGCAAAATGCTGCCAAAAAGTATTTGAATTCTAACCAAAGAATCATCCTTAATTACTTACCTGAGAAAAAATAA
- a CDS encoding PAS domain-containing sensor histidine kinase, with amino-acid sequence MKNILPSNVSCESLVTLFSQAPIALSLIMGDNFIIHTANPKILELWGKDELCIGKPLFEIFPELKSQGFEEIFNNVYKKGEIFKGDKLSIFLNKYDVYEEHFFDFIYSPVYNSQNSSEIIGVSVVATEVTDQVLSARKLKESEYKFEDLIKNSDYSIALYRSKDLIIELANDPMLKTWGKPKSVIGMKLEDALPELEGQPFIGLLKDIFETGETYTAKEDKVDLVVDGKLQTFYYNFSYKPLKNSQGEVYAIYNVAVDVTHLVNGRQEIQKNEQELRKMADSMPQIVWTTDHKGVLKYMNEKWFTFSKYDREMDLTESVKNMMKPGVYEHVDQIWKECIQTGKPFEVECEFLSPNTIEEFRWFLARAVPSYNEKGEVKEWIGTFTDIDDFKKLQNQKDNFLGIASHELKTPLTSLKLYTQVIERNLSQNGDQKNAAIASKMDSQIELLNGLVRDLLDVTKIQKGQIQLNESYFDFDDLIDDVVTEQQMASRHKILVEKSNVGKVFADRHRIAQVMSNLIGNAIKYSPEAEEVHVKAHVSGDFIHFSVKDFGIGIPEEKQPKVFEQYYRVSGSKEHTFPGLGLGLYISSEIIKRSGGKIFVNSIEGKGSDFCFQIPTNKGVNNIN; translated from the coding sequence ATGAAAAATATTTTACCGTCCAACGTTTCATGCGAATCTCTAGTAACTTTATTCAGTCAGGCTCCCATTGCGCTCTCTCTTATAATGGGAGATAATTTTATAATACATACGGCAAATCCAAAGATTCTTGAGCTTTGGGGAAAAGACGAATTGTGTATAGGTAAACCTTTATTTGAGATTTTCCCCGAATTAAAATCACAAGGGTTTGAAGAAATTTTCAATAATGTTTATAAAAAAGGCGAAATTTTTAAAGGAGATAAACTTTCAATTTTCTTGAATAAATACGACGTTTATGAAGAACATTTTTTCGATTTTATTTATTCTCCTGTGTACAACAGCCAGAATTCCTCTGAAATTATTGGTGTAAGTGTTGTTGCAACAGAAGTTACCGATCAGGTTTTATCCGCAAGAAAATTGAAAGAAAGTGAATATAAATTTGAAGATTTAATAAAAAATTCAGATTATTCAATTGCTTTATACAGATCAAAAGATTTAATTATTGAATTAGCCAACGATCCTATGCTGAAAACTTGGGGAAAGCCAAAATCTGTAATAGGAATGAAATTAGAAGATGCTCTTCCTGAACTAGAAGGACAGCCATTTATAGGTTTACTGAAAGATATTTTTGAAACCGGCGAAACATATACAGCCAAAGAAGACAAAGTAGATTTGGTGGTAGATGGCAAGCTTCAGACTTTTTATTATAATTTTTCTTATAAACCGCTTAAAAACTCTCAGGGTGAAGTATATGCTATCTATAATGTAGCTGTAGATGTAACGCATTTGGTAAACGGAAGACAAGAAATACAAAAAAATGAGCAGGAGCTTAGAAAAATGGCAGATTCTATGCCTCAGATTGTGTGGACTACAGATCATAAAGGTGTCCTTAAATACATGAATGAGAAATGGTTTACTTTTTCTAAATATGACAGAGAAATGGATCTTACAGAATCTGTTAAAAATATGATGAAACCTGGTGTCTATGAACATGTAGACCAAATTTGGAAAGAATGCATACAGACAGGAAAGCCTTTTGAGGTTGAATGCGAATTTTTAAGTCCAAATACAATAGAAGAATTTAGATGGTTTTTGGCAAGAGCTGTACCGAGTTACAACGAAAAAGGAGAGGTGAAAGAATGGATAGGAACTTTTACGGATATTGATGATTTTAAAAAGTTACAAAATCAGAAAGATAACTTTTTGGGAATTGCAAGTCATGAATTGAAAACGCCTCTTACCAGTCTGAAGCTTTACACTCAAGTTATCGAAAGAAATCTTTCGCAAAACGGAGATCAGAAAAATGCTGCTATTGCATCGAAAATGGATTCTCAGATTGAACTTCTTAATGGTTTGGTAAGAGATCTTTTGGATGTTACCAAAATTCAGAAAGGGCAGATTCAGCTTAATGAATCCTACTTTGATTTTGATGATCTTATTGATGATGTCGTTACAGAACAGCAAATGGCTTCAAGGCATAAAATCTTAGTGGAAAAAAGCAACGTAGGAAAAGTTTTTGCAGACCGACACAGAATTGCACAGGTAATGAGTAATCTCATCGGGAATGCAATAAAATATTCTCCTGAAGCAGAAGAAGTTCATGTAAAAGCTCATGTTTCCGGGGATTTTATCCATTTTAGCGTAAAAGATTTTGGAATCGGAATACCGGAAGAAAAGCAACCTAAAGTATTTGAGCAGTATTATCGGGTAAGTGGTTCCAAAGAGCATACATTTCCCGGTTTAGGTTTGGGGCTTTATATTTCTTCGGAAATTATTAAAAGGTCCGGAGGTAAAATATTTGTAAATTCTATAGAGGGAAAAGGGTCTGATTTTTGCTTCCAAATTCCAACAAATAAAGGAGTCAACAACATAAATTAA
- a CDS encoding response regulator → MSESMKVMVVDDSPAIVDSIGMMLDFEGFRVEKFYKGSDMFNTLNPESKPNVILMDMWLSGEDGRDICRMVKSDENLKNIPVLIMSASRGLEQSALDAGADAFIAKPFDINDMIETIRLHSK, encoded by the coding sequence ATGTCTGAGTCGATGAAGGTGATGGTAGTGGACGATAGCCCTGCCATAGTAGATTCAATAGGAATGATGCTGGATTTTGAAGGTTTTAGAGTGGAGAAATTTTATAAAGGTTCTGATATGTTCAACACCCTAAATCCCGAATCTAAACCCAACGTAATCCTCATGGATATGTGGCTTTCCGGTGAAGATGGAAGAGATATTTGCCGCATGGTAAAATCAGACGAAAATCTGAAAAATATTCCTGTGCTTATAATGTCTGCAAGTCGTGGTTTAGAGCAGTCTGCACTGGATGCGGGTGCAGATGCATTTATTGCAAAACCTTTTGATATTAATGATATGATAGAAACCATTAGGCTTCATTCAAAATAA